gttgtagaccgtactgcctgtctgttgttgtagaccgtactgcctgtctgcctgttgtagaccgtactgcctgtctgttgtagaccgtactgcctgtctgCTGTTGTAGACCATACTGCCTGTCTGCTGTTGtagaccgtactgcctgtctgtctgctgttgtagaccgtactgcctgtctgctgttgtagaccgtactgcctgtctgtctgctgttgtAGACCATACTGCCTGTCTGCTGTTGtagaccgtactgcctgtctgtccgctGTTGTAGACCATACTGCCTGTCTGTTGTAGACCATACTGCCTGTCTGTTGtagaccgtactgcctgtctgtctgctgttgtAGACCATACTGCCTGTCTGCTGTTGTAGACCGCACTTCCCCTCCCTTGCTGTTTCTGGTTCATCAAATTGCAGAGAAGTGAACTTTCTCTAGAGTTTCTAAACCGGGCTTCTTGTGATTCATCCAGCATGTTGTAACCCACACTCCTCTTTTTTAAATCGATAGCCCCCCATCAGGCTTCAGGGAGGGCTGTGACGTGGTGCCTGACTGCGTTCCAGCTCTCCTCTTCTTGTGATTCATCCAGCATGTTGTTAGCTTTCCCCCACACTAAGCCCCCCATCAGACTTCAGGGAGGGCTGTGACGTGGTGCCTGACTGCGTTCCAGCTCTCCTCTTCGAGGGATTCAGGTCAGCGTTGTGCAGAACTCTTCATAGCGTGCTTAGAGGGCTGCTTCCTCCCTGACCCCTCGGACGCTGCCCTCTGAAGCTGGGCCAAGCTGATGCATGGCTCCCCTGTGGCTTCAACCAATAGCAGTCTTCTTTCACAGCCTGTGTGTCTTGTACGCTTGGCACCGTACCTACACTGCTGATATAGATTCCATTCGGTCGGAGTCGGCCTCTAGCAACACGTTGCTCAGTCGGCCAATAGCAGTGCAGCATTTGTTAGATGAACGTCCGTACAAATTGTGGGTCTGTCCTTTCTCCTACTTTGTTTCAATGGAATTTCATGTTGCAACAGTAATTTGATAGGTTACTTATTTAGACTCCATTAGATTATATGCACTTGTTTGcacccaaacaaacaaagcagaaggaactttaaaataaaatgtaccaGTCAGTTGGTCCTTTCTTTGAGTGCGTCAACAAGGGCTAAAAACAGACAATTATTAATCAATTTATATTTAACCTACAGCGAATTCTATTTCTGTTATTGCATTGTTGGATGTTTATCATTTTAAATAGTATTGGGTATTGTTAGTCTGACCGGTGTTGTCTATTGAAAAAGGAATTGACCACTTAATGTAGTTCCCCTTTTAATTGGAAAAACTATGATGCAAATTCATCTTCAGAGACAAATCTCAGTGATAAAATTAACCGTAGATCGTTCTTAACGGGTTTCCTGTGGTTTCACTCTAACAATGCAGGCCTATTTGGTTTGGAAATTATAATGTGGTTAAATCCAATTATGATATTCATGTAGAGTATCTCATAAAACCCAATGGCCTTTTCTAATCCGTCCATGACAAATGAAAACACTTCACTCCGACGTTGGTTTTCAAGTGGCCTGATAAAAAATCACTATAATTAATTGTAATAACGCGATAGGACTACTTCCCTTTCTAATTTGCTTCTCCCAACAATTGTTGGTTTTCCTCGGTACCATTGTTAGGGGTGAGGGTGTGGAGGCTCCCTCTTTCCCCCCGTTGTCGTCGTCTGTCTGACAATAAGCTCCAACAGTCATGTGTTTGATGCACGGGTAACCCTGGCCTGCCTGTGGCTGTGATGAACGAACCAGTCTCCATGAAGGAGAATAAGGATCAGAGGGACTTAACAACAGGAGGGGGCAACCCGTTTTCAGGTAGTAGGAGTGAAATGAAAAACACATCCTAACAGGCTGGCTAGGAGGGAATTGTACACTAGGCTTTGATACTTTGTGGAGCTGCCAATCCATGTTCATGTTCATCTTGTGTACAAGATTGCTTCTCTTTGAACGTTTCGTTTTTTAACTAAGGGAACTGGTAGATCTGTATGAATGAGCGGCATGTCACTTCTCAATGATGAAAACAGTAACACTGTCAAGACATCCTCGACGCTTCGTGTAAATGTCACAACATGGGAACGAGTACCCTGATTCACAGTGTCTTCAAAGTGATGTCGTTTGTATAATTTATCATATCTCCTTATAATGTCATTTATCATTATTGTACTTGTAATGACAGGTTTCCCAAACGGGAAGACGTTGCGGATGTCAGTGAGGAAAAGCACATGGAAAAGCTCCTTCTGTACAGAAGCGTCAACGGTCCGTCCGAATGCCAGCACACACCGCTTGTGGAGCTGGGGTATTTGGGCCATGAAGCTCATTAATAAATGGACGTTGACGTGTGCTCAGTAAATCACAGTTAATTTCCGTTCCTTCAGCAGTATTCCCAGTTTCCCCCGTTCAATCAGTCCTTCAGAGCCCGACCTGCAGAGCCTGAAGGAACAGATGGAGCAGAACGAGTGAGTGGGAGGTACCGAGCTATAAGGCTAgggttaaccccaaccctataaccctaaccttaacccacAGAGACGCCACGGGGGCAGCTGATGAGCtatagggctagggttaaccccaaccctatAACCCTAACTTAACCCACAGAGACGCCACGGGGGCAGCTGATGAGCtatagggctagggttaaccccaaccctataaccctaacctttaCCCACAGAGACGCCACGGGGGCAGCTGATGAGCtatagggctagggttaaccccaaccctataaccctaacctaacccacaGAGACGCCACGGGGGCAGCTGATGAGCtatagggctagggttaaccccaaccctatAACCCTAACTTAACCCACAGAGACGCCACGGGGGCAGCTGATGAGCtatagggctagggttaaccccaaccctatAACCCTAACTTAACCCACAGAGACGCCACGGGGGCAGCTGATGAGCtatagggctagggttaaccccaaccctatAACCCTAACTTAACCCACAGAGACGCCACGGGGGCAGCTGATGAGCtatagggctagggttaaccccaaccctataaccctaacctaacccacaGAGACGCCACGGGGGCAGCTGATGAGCtatagggctagggttaaccccaaccctataaccctaacctttaCCCACAGAGACGCCACGGGGGCAGCTGATGAGCtatagggctagggttaaccccaaccctataaccctaaccttaacccacAGAGACGCCACGGGGGCAGCTGATGAGCtatagggctagggttaaccccaaccctataaccctaacctaacccacaGAGACGCCACGGGGGCAGCTGATGAGCtatagggctagggttaaccccaaccctatAACCCTAACTTAACCCACAGAGACGCCACACCTGGGCAGCCCCTGGGCAGGgttaaccccctaaccctaaccaaccccTTTCTGCCTCAGGAGTTGGAATGCCGGATGTGCTGATTTGCTGAGCTCCCGATGGCCACCCCCCCGTTCCCAAACCAGAGAGACATGTGCGAGGCTACATTGCCCTCCAGTGTTTCAGCTAATGCCTCTTCAGAAGGGTAGTGACTGAGCAGTCCATGTAACAGGATAGAACCCAGTTGCTAATGGGAGAGGGATCGGGTGTAGGATGTGGATTTACCCGACCTTCCGGATTTGATTTGCAATAGTGGTGGGAGTGTTTAGAGGACAGTGTCGATGGTGCAATCAATATAATGAATGGGTTCATGTTAACTTTACCCTGGAGACATGCAGTGCACAGAAGCTCGCCGTCACTCAAGGTCACCGTGTCTCTATCAGAATGAAGGGGAAGCTGCTGTGCTGTTCATCCAATCCCGCAGACACTGGCCCCCGTCCACACGGCTCCTCTGTGGGAGGATAATAAAGGGAATCTACACTATTCTCTCAAGAGCTCCCAGTCTGTCACAGCAGACAATAACGTTTCCTTAAAGTCTACCTCAGTGGTTCCTATTGTTGTAAACCCCCTCTAAAGTTAAAGCGGTATCCTCTTATTGGAAAGATTTACAATTGATCATACCCAATATAACAATAACCACCCACTTAGTGTAAAGTATTCACAGTAACCCCTGCAACATCTCACAGGACCTCCACCGGAGGAACactgctctgcctcctccttcttcctctcgacccctcctccctcccagcccTCAGATGGCGTACCCCCGGACCCCCGGAACCCCGGCCCCCCTGAGCTCAGAGCTCTGGCCTGTCTGAGCCCCAATCAGAGGAGCAGGTGTAGACGAGAGTGGCCCCACAGTGAGGCACCATTACGCACAGACGCCCTCAATGTCAGTCCACGTATGCAGCCGCTGTGTAATCTGAGAAGGTCAGTGGAAAGGGGTTAGCCCGCTCATGGTTCTAAGAGGGCACGCCCCCAAGATGGCGGCTGTATGGTCCATGTGACGCACTGCCTTCCACCCTGGGCCTGTCAGAAGAATGCTGTTGATGACGTGGACCGTTCTTGTTGTTTCTAGTCTGTTATTTCTGGATTTTCCTGCTCGTATCGGTGGGTTTGCGTTCAAGTTATTGAACCCTTTGTGCCCAAATATTTCCAGCCATACAGAGAAGAGTTAACCTAAACTGGAACCTGTTTATCagcttttaaataaataaatgaatgagtaAAGAAGTTATTGTACGTGTGGAACGGGCTGAGTGTAATGAAAATAGCTCTAACTTTTTACAGAAGTATAACTAGTGTGATATGTTATGAtattaattaagaaaataaagaagTGTTTGGCTATCTTGTGGGTTTTCTAGCATGATGTAACACAGGTACATTTCTccatattatatagatatatcataTACATTCACAGCTATCTCTCTGGGGAAGTTCCCAAGGCTACAATACCACTGAACAGCACTGAATCATCACTGAATCATCATCTGATGATTCAGTGCTGTTCATTTTTGCATATGCATCGGCAAGAAAATGCAAGAGTTGACCACATGAAACGAGGCCATTCCCAGCACTCTTTGTACTCTTATGGCTGTGGTCGTCTTTCAAGGATGATGAAGTGATTACAATGCACATCATAACTTGCTTCAACCCTACATAACATGTTGTGAATCGATAGGAGATTAGGAACATTTCAAGGAAAACATACTGAGTATTTTTAAAAAGGAGTCCAATGCCATGCTGGGGTCGTTTTTTAACGTACTTTGGTAACTGTATCCCCATTACTCAGAAAGTGGACTCCAGGTCATTAATGATTCAAACCTTTGTAATTAACCCACAGAGCCACTGGCAGTACTGCGTAGTGCAACGGCAACAGCTCTTATCCGTTATGAACATGGATATACCTGTAAGTACCAACAGAAAACAGTCATTCGCACCATATGATACGTACAAGTGTGTGATGACATAACTTGCAATTCAAGTCGATTTGTCTGAAGCATTTTTTGATTGCTTTTCCCCCTCCCTACAGGGGGAAACTGTTCGTGTTGCAACGGTGAAAGTGGGTGTTGTGCTCATGCAATTCCCAGGTAAGTTTATCTCCTGTTAAATCTGTGAAACTTTGAGCCATTACCCCTCCGGGATTTCAGCTTTAATCTTTTATAATGTGCACCATTTCCCTGTGTTGTTAACAGACGCAGCTGGAAGCAGTTGTGTCATCAGAGAGGACGGCCGTACGGTGGACTACATGTTGGGGGGGAAAGAGGTACACCGGTCAGCCCAGCCCCTCCAATCAATCAACAGTCGTTTGTTCACTGAAAAGCTTcatgttcaaatgttttttttggacTTCTTTGAAATTAGGAATCGTCTTTTTCGTTTGATCAGGCTGTGACTCTGGAAACACTAGAGGTATGTATAATGCATGGCCAGCAATGATTTATACTTGACCACATGCTCCATATGAACAGCTCTAAAGAGTCTTCCTGACTGGTTGCTGCTGTACTGGAGGGGTTTCTCGctgttgttctgttgttctgCAGCAAGTTGAGCCAGAGATCCTGCAGCCTCTTGCCGAGCTGGTCTCCTGCGGTTACACTGGAACGCTGCTGATTGGTGGAATCCACAGGACTGGCAAATCCGGCGTATCGATTgacgatgacatcatcaaaTATGTAACAAACAAATGGTGCCAATTTATAAATATTCAAAAGGACTGAACAGACTCTAACTGAATTACTAATTAATATCATACTCCATCATAGGTTCTGAAGATGTTGTTCAGCCACATTTCAAAGGTGAAATCGACAACGTTCAATGCAGTATCCTTCGTTCAGGTGCGTCTCCCAGCAACACACCAGGTAACCCTCCACTGCAGATGGCTTTCAGACGTCTAACACTTTGTGGATAGTTTTATCCAGATGACAGCACTCTGGATCTCCTGAACCTTGAAAGACACGATCTAAAACCCTTTCATCACCCTGTCCTCGGATGGTAGGTCTGAAGGACTGTGATGTCGCACACACTCACCGATCGCAATACAACACCACCTTGATGCAACACACATTGTGGAGCGTGATGAGGATGTAAATGGGTCTCTTTGTCACCATCCGGTCGTTCTGTTCTTGTGCCGCTGCTTCTCTTGGTGTCAGCCTGGTGGACGGGGTGTGTGAGGTGACGGTGGGCTCGGCCGAGGAGGCGTACGCTCTGTACGAGACGGGCAGGAGGAGGCTGGCGGACACGGCCGCCCCCGTCTCCAGCAGGTCAGAGCACTCACTCCGTTATTATCACAGAGCCAGCCAAGCTCTGGGTTATCCAACCATGAATCGGTTCATTAACACAGACCCGGCGATGCTGTATGGTATCCACAGACCCTGTAGACCCTATACACAGATGCCCCAGTGTAGGATGAACCCAGGGGCCACACCTTATGGGTCAGCTAGTGTTATGAACCAGTGCACGGGAAGAAGACTAAACTAGTGAGTAGTAGTCTACCACTCAGCAGCAGACAGATAATTAGTGTGTTGAGTGGCGCTTGGGTTTGTCCTACGATGACAGCATTTAAAAAATGGTCTGCTGTCCTTCAGCTGATTTCTAAGAGAGCTTGATCACAGAGTAATGTTTGATGTGGATTCAGTAATCCACTGTCATTGTTCGGTGTAGTAGTGCACGTGGAATACGttcaacacagtgtgtgtgtgtctttgtgtctatctgtgtgtgtgtgtgtttttgtgtctgtgtgtgtgtgtgtctgtgtgtgtgtgtgtgtctatctgtgtgtctatctgtgtgtctgtgtctatctgtgtgtgtgtgtgtgtgtgtgtgtgtgtgtgtgtgtgtgtgtgtgtgtgtgtgtgtgtgtgtgtgtggctgtgtggctgtgtgtctgtgtctttctgtgtgtgtgtgtgtctgtgttgctgtgtgtgtgtgtgtgtctgtgttgctgtgtgtctttctgtgtgtgtgtgttggtctatctgtgtgtgtctgtgttgctgtgtgtgtctgtgtgtctgtgtgtgtgtgtgtgtctgtgcaggtgTAGCTTCCTGTTCTCGGTCCAATCGGAGCGCGAGCTGAGCCTGGACGGGGCGGAGCCGGAGTTCAGCCGCGGCCGCCTGCAGCTGGTGGGCCTGGCTGGGGGAGCGAGCAGGACGGACCTCAGAGGGTGGGCCGGGCCCTCGGACCCCTGGGGGGCTGTCTCTAAATAACAAGTTGTTCATTGTTTACCTCGGCTAACCAACCACTGCTCCCATTAGAGTCAGCCCACTGGTAAAGACTGTGGAGCAGATGGAGCTTGGGACGCGAACCagcaaccacctcctcccctttctcctaaCGGACGCCCTCAGAGAGAGCGGCATGACGTGCCTTCTGTATTGCATCCCTCcgcaaggtcagaggtcaatgaTCAGACAATCATATACTCTCTGAAGACCAACATGAGCACATACGTATcgacttctttcttttttttcataccTTTACTATGGCCACCAGCTCTTCTGGATACTGAGGTTCCTTCAGCCTTAGCTCTGGCCCAACGGGTGCAGGGTCTGGTAACCACGGCAACCTATGGCCACTGGTGTCCAAGGGTTACGGAGCAAGAGCTACGACTTCAGATGCAGGGGCTGAGGAAAACGATGATGTCACCAGAGGAACAAGATAGGGACAACGCCCTCAGGCTCGCAGAGCTCATCAAGATCCTGCAGGTTTGTTGTGATCGGGTGGATCGTTATGAGTATTAGGACTCATCCTTGTACCTTTCCTGGTTTGACTTCACAACCCCAACAAGGCAATGTCTCCTCTCTGCCAGATGGTGAAGGATCAGTCATGGGAGAAGAGGCTGGAAATGTCTGAGAAGTTAAAGAACAAAATCAAGGTGTTTGTCCGAGAGTTATTGTGGTTACTCCGTGTTTGCTACCACAACACTACTAGCATACTGACTCACTGGAGTGGCTTATGGCTGCAGGAATGGCAATCTGCAACAAACAAACGGCGCCCATCTGGTGATCGCGGTGCAGATTACCAAGAGACCACGGAACAAATTAAATATCTACAGGACCAGTTGAGGCAGGAAATTAAGGCACATACCACAGGTAGCATGCTACGAAGATCTGATTAAAGTAGGGCTATGGAGACAGGATGATATGACTAGTATGTGTTGTTCTTCCTCGCAGAGGGCAAAGGGAGCGTGGAACAAGTGCAGGAGAGGGTGACTCGTATCCAACAGCTGAGAGAATCCCTCGACGATGAGATGAAGAAGAGCGGATCAGCGTCTGTGGAAAAAATGGATTCCTCTCGACCGGTGCATAACAGAGTCAAACATCAAATCAATATTTCAATATAATATTGATTTACTCTACACACAAAATGTATTATCCAACACAATgctcttgttttgttttaccAACGCTGTTTTGTATTTCGGTATAGATACTGTTTCCCACCCTTGTCTTTTGAAGACTTTTGTTTGGCCAACTTCCCTGAATGTTTCAGCTGGAGTACGGCCGTGTACTGGAACGACGGAGACAAATCCAGGAGGATCATGAAAAATTAatccaggaggagctggagaagatggAAGAAGAACTGAAGCAGGAAAAGGTACGGGCAGCATGAACAGCATGATCCATCATGCTGGTATCTTTACACCAGAGGATTCCACACTGCAGGGAAATCGCTCCACAAATATATCAGATGTT
The window above is part of the Gadus macrocephalus chromosome 10, ASM3116895v1 genome. Proteins encoded here:
- the si:dkey-201i24.3 gene encoding kinesin-like protein KIF15 isoform X2, coding for MNMDIPGETVRVATVKVGVVLMQFPDAAGSSCVIREDGRTVDYMLGGKEESSFSFDQAVTLETLEQVEPEILQPLAELVSCGYTGTLLIGGIHRTGKSGVSIDDDIIKYVLKMLFSHISKVKSTTFNAVSFVQFYPDDSTLDLLNLERHDLKPFHHPVLGCLVDGVCEVTVGSAEEAYALYETGRRRLADTAAPVSSRCSFLFSVQSERELSLDGAEPEFSRGRLQLVGLAGGASRTDLRGVSPLVKTVEQMELGTRTSNHLLPFLLTDALRESGMTCLLYCIPPQALLDTEVPSALALAQRVQGLVTTATYGHWCPRVTEQELRLQMQGLRKTMMSPEEQDRDNALRLAELIKILQMVKDQSWEKRLEMSEKLKNKIKQEWQSATNKRRPSGDRGADYQETTEQIKYLQDQLRQEIKAHTTEGKGSVEQVQERVTRIQQLRESLDDEMKKSGSASVEKMDSSRPLEYGRVLERRRQIQEDHEKLIQEELEKMEEELKQEKADPGPPPSLQADGVQRELLVVAGERRVLTLQLEALRAGARQAEVDLEDLHRRHLEDMQRFREESLKVFQVFHQVSEEQKWTMKERYQSLLVEAVQDAVYLSAQNQQLKEENQTHRVALGELKDSLATRGDPMAEFASPS
- the si:dkey-201i24.3 gene encoding kinesin-like protein KIF15 isoform X1 translates to MNMDIPGETVRVATVKVGVVLMQFPDAAGSSCVIREDGRTVDYMLGGKEESSFSFDQAVTLETLEQVEPEILQPLAELVSCGYTGTLLIGGIHRTGKSGVSIDDDIIKYVLKMLFSHISKVKSTTFNAVSFVQFYPDDSTLDLLNLERHDLKPFHHPVLGCLVDGVCEVTVGSAEEAYALYETGRRRLADTAAPVSSRCSFLFSVQSERELSLDGAEPEFSRGRLQLVGLAGGASRTDLRGVSPLVKTVEQMELGTRTSNHLLPFLLTDALRESGMTCLLYCIPPQALLDTEVPSALALAQRVQGLVTTATYGHWCPRVTEQELRLQMQGLRKTMMSPEEQDRDNALRLAELIKILQMVKDQSWEKRLEMSEKLKNKIKQEWQSATNKRRPSGDRGADYQETTEQIKYLQDQLRQEIKAHTTEGKGSVEQVQERVTRIQQLRESLDDEMKKSGSASVEKMDSSRPLEYGRVLERRRQIQEDHEKLIQEELEKMEEELKQEKADPGPPPSLQADGVQRELLVVAGERRVLTLQLEALRAGARQAEVDLEDLHRRHLEDMQRFREESLKVGRGGGRAVHLQDINTLIQVKLHLHSRAGGCSGRIVVGCLTPGAKVLGLIPNVCRLPVAPPPPPPPLLHPMCLDQSVTLHSTTTAQ